The window TAACACCGGCACAGCAACAATCAAAGTTACCCAGATAATTTTAAAAAGGAACCAGCTACCACTGATCAGGGTGATGCCGGTGAGGAGAATTGACCAAGGTTGACACCACCAAGGTTTGTAGTCCCAAGGACTAAAAGGCTTTTGTTCTGAAACTTGTTTCATCGGAAAAATAAAATTAGTGCTGTTAGTGGTTATCTTACTGTAAATTTTTCCGTAGCGGGTGAGTCAGTCTCAAATTTCCTAATGCCGGCTCATTCCTAAGACATCTTGATTAATCCGGTTCCTTGTGGTTAATTCAACCTAAACCTAAATTTTTGCCAAGTTGTACGCTTCGCGGCGATAGGGTTGGAAAGGCATAGGGAATTAAATACTCTCCTTGGGTAATTTGAGAGTTTGTATTGTGATTCCTCACTTCATAACCCATACTGCGTAAAGATTTCAAGTAAGAAAATACATCCTTTTCCTTAACTTTCCACAACGCTGCCAATTTTTGAGCCGGCATTTGTGTTGCAACTCCGATTCCCCTCACGACGCATTGAACCACAACCCAGAAAGGATCGACGGTTAATGAGTGATGAAACGTTATTTCTGCACTGATGCGCGGAGGATATTGGTAATATCCAGAAAGTTGAACTAAATCAGCTTTACCTGTCACTTCAATCAATTTTTCTTCAAAGGCTTTCCAAAGGCAGGTATAAACAGATTTATTTAAATTTTTAGCACATAATTTAACCTTGCTTGTATTTAAATTCCAATTTTTACGTCCCAGCGCTGGGCAAATTTCTATTATATATTGATTTTCATTTTCTCCCTTTTCATCCATTCCTGCTGAAATGAGCCAGCTACATTCGTTCAAATTATAAGTTAAATCAATTTTGACACTATTAGGAGTTGCTTTTTTATTCCAATCAAACTCAGGAGATAAAAATCGCTCTGCTTCTCCATGAAAAGCTAATTGAGTTGATGAGCCGGTATTGAAAAAAACAGCAATTGCTTTCTGAGCTTTTTGAGCATATCTTTTTGTTAATTGACGCTTGCGCTTTCTAAACCCAAGTTCCCTGTCTGCCGGCAAGTAATTCATGGGGAATGGTAACTTTCTCCCCATCACTTGCTCTAAAATACTGAGTGCTAAAATTCGCCCTAGTTGTGGTGGGACTGAATTACCAATCTGTTCAATACAAACTGAGCGATTACCTACGATTTCATAAGCATCCGGGAAAGTTTGCAGCCGCTTCAGTTCTGCAATAGTGAATTGCCGGTTTTCCCAACTAAAAGGGCCGCTATATTGTCCTCCCTGTGCTTTAATTGTCCGCACCGGCATCTCAGGATCAGCTTTATATAAAAAATCAGAAAACTTCGATCTCCAGCTAAATATCGGCTGAGGATGTCCCATTTCCTCTGTATAAAAACTATAATTCAAACCCGGTGGAATATTTGCAAGAAGATGACCGTATCGACCGCCAATTTCTGCTGCTAATTCTGTTTTTGATATAACCGTGCCGGCAACCGCTTCTCCTGCTGTATAAAAAGGCTCATTGTTCGGAGAATCAGGCCCATGTGTTGGACAAGGAAATAAATAATTGCCTTCTTTCAATCCTACAATAAATAAGCGCTCTCGATGTTGGGGAACGCCATAATCAGCGGCATCGAGTATGCGATAATGAATTGTGTAGCCGGCATCCTTAAAAGCCTCTTGAATTTGTTTCCAAGGCTTGCCATTTTGAGCGCCAATTATCCCATAAACATTTTCAAATAAAAAGCCTTTGGGTTGCAATGTTTTAAGAAGGCGCACGTACTCTTTAAACAGAGTTCCTCTCGCATCACTGGTTCCCGAAACCCCAGATGCTCTCCGTCCTGCTGCTGAGAATGTTTGACAGGGTGGCCCACCAATAATAAAGTCTATTTTTAAATCGGAATTGGGGAAAAATTCTCTAATATCAACACACAGCGGTTGACAGTTTTCTAATAATTTCTCTGGCTGCGAATTTTTTACCAAAGTTTGTACATACTTAGCTTCAAGTTCTACCATTTGAACAATCTCGAAGCCGGCATCATGGAAAGCAATATCAAGTCCACCGCCGCCGGAAAATAAACTCAGCGTTTTAATGGGAGAATAATGAAGTTCGCTCAGCAACCGGCGCAGAGATTGGCCAAATTTATCCGGCCAAGCTGAACCACGACTAACCCCCAATGAATCCAACATCTGCTGAAACCAGATAACTTTTGCCGGCTCAGAATTCGGCAAATTTATATCCAAGGAAAGTGGTTGCATGAGTTAGATCAGCGTTACGATTGCTATTGCACTATCTTACGCCCTTACTAACTTAATTAGTCATTGCCATCACTCAATACAGCTATGGAAATCACTCAATGTCTTCACGCCGCAATTATCGTTTCTGAACTTGAACGAGCTGAGCATTTTTATGGGATAGTTTTAGGACTGTCAA of the Microcoleus sp. FACHB-68 genome contains:
- a CDS encoding DUF6737 family protein; the protein is MKQVSEQKPFSPWDYKPWWCQPWSILLTGITLISGSWFLFKIIWVTLIVAVPVLTWMGFFLLIWPKLMKEYYQQSVQNSPQSE
- a CDS encoding DNA cytosine methyltransferase, whose product is MQPLSLDINLPNSEPAKVIWFQQMLDSLGVSRGSAWPDKFGQSLRRLLSELHYSPIKTLSLFSGGGGLDIAFHDAGFEIVQMVELEAKYVQTLVKNSQPEKLLENCQPLCVDIREFFPNSDLKIDFIIGGPPCQTFSAAGRRASGVSGTSDARGTLFKEYVRLLKTLQPKGFLFENVYGIIGAQNGKPWKQIQEAFKDAGYTIHYRILDAADYGVPQHRERLFIVGLKEGNYLFPCPTHGPDSPNNEPFYTAGEAVAGTVISKTELAAEIGGRYGHLLANIPPGLNYSFYTEEMGHPQPIFSWRSKFSDFLYKADPEMPVRTIKAQGGQYSGPFSWENRQFTIAELKRLQTFPDAYEIVGNRSVCIEQIGNSVPPQLGRILALSILEQVMGRKLPFPMNYLPADRELGFRKRKRQLTKRYAQKAQKAIAVFFNTGSSTQLAFHGEAERFLSPEFDWNKKATPNSVKIDLTYNLNECSWLISAGMDEKGENENQYIIEICPALGRKNWNLNTSKVKLCAKNLNKSVYTCLWKAFEEKLIEVTGKADLVQLSGYYQYPPRISAEITFHHSLTVDPFWVVVQCVVRGIGVATQMPAQKLAALWKVKEKDVFSYLKSLRSMGYEVRNHNTNSQITQGEYLIPYAFPTLSPRSVQLGKNLGLG